From a single Couchioplanes caeruleus genomic region:
- a CDS encoding response regulator transcription factor, producing the protein MTGARILVVDDQPNIVDMLATVLTFHGFAVDTAGTAAQAVAKAAERRPDVVLLDVTLPDGNGMDVCRRLREEGSGADVVFLTARDARADLIAGLAYGGDDWITKPFDVEVLLARVRALLGRADRSEARVLRYADVELDLDSGQARRAGDRVPLSPTELELLRYFLCHPGVVLPRGQIHEAVWGAGTATRVHVVDTYVGILRRKLERLGPPLLVAHRGFGYALRAVLR; encoded by the coding sequence ATGACCGGCGCGCGCATCCTCGTCGTCGACGACCAGCCGAACATCGTGGACATGCTGGCCACGGTGCTGACCTTTCACGGCTTCGCGGTGGACACCGCCGGCACCGCCGCGCAGGCCGTGGCGAAGGCCGCCGAGCGCCGGCCGGACGTGGTGCTGCTCGACGTGACGCTGCCCGACGGCAACGGCATGGACGTGTGCCGGCGGCTGCGCGAGGAGGGCTCCGGCGCCGACGTGGTGTTCCTGACCGCCCGGGACGCCCGGGCCGACCTGATCGCCGGGCTGGCGTACGGCGGCGACGACTGGATCACCAAGCCGTTCGACGTCGAGGTGCTGCTCGCGCGGGTGCGGGCGTTGCTGGGCCGGGCGGACCGGTCCGAGGCGCGGGTGCTGCGCTACGCCGACGTGGAGCTGGACCTCGATTCCGGACAGGCGCGCCGGGCCGGCGACCGGGTGCCGCTGTCGCCCACCGAGCTCGAGCTGCTGCGCTACTTCCTGTGCCACCCCGGCGTGGTGCTGCCGCGCGGGCAGATCCACGAGGCGGTGTGGGGCGCCGGCACCGCGACCCGGGTCCACGTCGTCGACACGTACGTGGGGATCCTGCGGCGCAAGCTGGAGCGGCTCGGGCCGCCGCTGCTGGTGGCCCACCGCGGGTTCGGGTACGCGCTGCGCGCCGTGCTGCGCTGA